From a single Nocardioides panacis genomic region:
- a CDS encoding fatty acid--CoA ligase: MRSTMQEFPLTIGAILRHGTDVHGDGQVITATADSLRSQTYADLGRRAARLANALRGLGVSGDQRVGTFQWNNAEHLEAYLAVPSMGAVLHTLNIRLFPEQLTYIANHAEDRVVIVDDSLVDLLAKQLPTFETVEHVLVAGPHAASADLDALRASGQQVHLYDELLDAADDTFAWPDLDERDAAAMCYTSGTTGNPKGVVYSHRSSYLHSMAVGLGIVGGLTWADRVLPIVPMFHANSWGLAYAAVMTGASLVMPDRWLQAEPLCRFMREARPTVSGAVPTVWNDVLSYLDQHEDVDLSEHLRLVLCGGSAVPVSLQKALAERHGITMVQAWGMTETSPVASVARPPVGVEGEAEWRYRGGQGRLLPGIEGRIVGDGGDVLARDGAAVGELEVRGAWVTGAYYKDDDPEKFRDGWLRTGDVGNLDELGYIRLTDRSKDVIKSGGEWISSVDLENALMAHPDVVEAAVVGIPDEKWQERPLASVVLREGATVQPAELREFLAQSVARWQLPDAWTFIEAVPRTSVGKFDKKVIRRWYADGELDVSSARG; the protein is encoded by the coding sequence ATGCGCAGCACCATGCAGGAGTTCCCGCTGACGATCGGTGCGATCCTGCGCCACGGCACCGACGTGCACGGGGACGGCCAGGTGATCACCGCGACCGCCGACTCGCTCCGCTCGCAGACGTACGCCGACCTCGGCCGGCGCGCGGCCCGGCTCGCCAACGCCCTGCGCGGGCTGGGCGTCTCCGGCGACCAGCGGGTCGGCACCTTCCAGTGGAACAACGCCGAGCACCTCGAGGCCTACCTCGCCGTGCCCTCCATGGGTGCGGTGCTGCACACCCTCAACATCCGGCTGTTCCCCGAGCAGCTCACCTACATCGCGAACCACGCCGAGGACCGGGTGGTGATCGTCGACGACTCCCTGGTCGACCTGCTCGCCAAGCAGCTGCCCACCTTCGAGACCGTCGAGCACGTGCTGGTCGCCGGCCCGCACGCCGCGAGCGCCGACCTCGACGCGCTGCGCGCCTCCGGCCAGCAGGTGCACCTGTACGACGAGCTGCTCGACGCCGCGGACGACACCTTCGCGTGGCCCGATCTCGACGAGCGGGACGCCGCCGCGATGTGCTACACCTCCGGCACGACGGGCAACCCGAAGGGCGTGGTCTACAGCCACCGCTCGTCGTACCTGCACTCGATGGCCGTCGGCCTGGGCATCGTCGGCGGGCTGACCTGGGCCGACCGGGTGCTGCCGATCGTGCCGATGTTCCACGCGAACTCCTGGGGGCTGGCCTACGCCGCGGTGATGACCGGCGCGTCGCTGGTGATGCCGGACCGCTGGCTGCAGGCCGAGCCGCTGTGCCGGTTCATGCGCGAGGCCCGGCCGACCGTGTCGGGGGCGGTGCCGACGGTCTGGAACGACGTGCTGTCCTACCTCGACCAGCACGAGGACGTCGACCTGTCCGAGCACCTGCGGCTCGTGCTGTGCGGCGGTTCGGCGGTGCCGGTGTCCCTGCAGAAGGCGCTGGCGGAGCGGCACGGCATCACCATGGTCCAGGCGTGGGGGATGACCGAGACCTCCCCGGTGGCCTCCGTCGCCCGGCCCCCGGTCGGCGTCGAGGGCGAGGCCGAGTGGCGCTACCGCGGCGGCCAGGGCCGGCTGCTCCCGGGGATCGAGGGCCGCATCGTCGGGGACGGCGGGGACGTGCTGGCCCGCGACGGCGCGGCCGTCGGCGAGCTCGAGGTGCGCGGCGCGTGGGTGACCGGCGCCTACTACAAGGACGACGACCCGGAGAAGTTCCGCGACGGCTGGCTGCGCACCGGTGACGTCGGCAACCTGGACGAGCTCGGCTACATCCGGCTCACGGACCGGTCCAAGGACGTGATCAAGTCCGGCGGCGAGTGGATCTCCTCGGTCGACCTGGAGAACGCGCTGATGGCGCACCCCGACGTGGTCGAGGCGGCCGTGGTCGGGATCCCCGACGAGAAGTGGCAGGAGCGGCCGCTCGCGTCGGTGGTGCTCCGCGAGGGCGCCACCGTGCAGCCGGCCGAGCTGCGCGAGTTCCTGGCGCAGTCGGTGGCGAGGTGGCAGCTGCCCGACGCGTGGACCTTCATCGAGGCGGTGCCGCGCACCTCGGTGGGCAAGTTCGACAAGAAGGTCATCCGCCGGTGGTACGCCGACGGCGAGCTGGACGTGTCGAGCGCCCGCGGCTAG
- a CDS encoding phospholipase D-like domain-containing protein, with protein MAKRTLLGLLGLQVVLALVLTLVDSRRRRGRKPKPFPTTPPAEVTIGDGTVTTYTFGQDLYDDMLAAIDGARHRVLFESYIWKGDATGELFKKALSRAAGRGVEVYAVYDGFANLVVSPLFKRFGPRLKVLEYPVYNAGWRFFDLRRYGRDHRKILVVDDRLGFVGGYNIGSAYATEWRDTHVRITGPGVWDLARTFADFYNLNRRNRHGVAPLLLETASDWEPRIRVHRNVPRLWMFPIRSMYLEAINRASHHVWMTHAYFIPDSDFVEAIKAAAHRGVDVRLLLPAVSNHVVADWLSRGYYGEMLAAGVRIFRFQGAMVHAKTSTIDGRWSTVGTANIDRLSMTGNYEVNVEFVDASMATQMERIYETDLSNCVELTAETWAARGIHKKFTELVLAPLRPLL; from the coding sequence ATGGCCAAGCGCACGCTGCTGGGGCTCCTCGGCCTCCAGGTCGTGCTGGCGCTCGTCCTCACGCTGGTCGACTCCCGGCGCCGTCGCGGACGCAAGCCGAAGCCGTTCCCCACGACGCCGCCCGCCGAGGTGACGATCGGGGACGGCACCGTCACGACGTACACCTTCGGGCAGGACCTGTACGACGACATGCTGGCCGCCATCGACGGCGCCCGGCACCGCGTCCTGTTCGAGTCCTACATCTGGAAGGGCGACGCCACCGGCGAGCTGTTCAAGAAGGCGCTGAGCCGGGCGGCCGGCCGCGGCGTCGAGGTCTACGCGGTGTACGACGGGTTCGCGAACCTCGTGGTCTCGCCGCTGTTCAAGCGCTTCGGCCCGCGCCTGAAGGTGCTGGAGTACCCCGTCTACAACGCCGGCTGGCGGTTCTTCGACCTGCGCCGCTACGGCCGCGACCACCGCAAGATCCTGGTGGTCGACGACCGGCTCGGGTTCGTCGGCGGCTACAACATCGGGTCGGCCTACGCCACCGAGTGGCGCGACACGCACGTCCGGATCACCGGCCCCGGGGTCTGGGACCTGGCCCGCACCTTCGCGGACTTCTACAACCTCAACCGGCGCAACCGGCACGGGGTGGCGCCGCTGCTGCTGGAGACCGCGTCCGACTGGGAGCCGCGGATCCGGGTGCACCGCAACGTCCCCCGGCTCTGGATGTTCCCGATCCGGTCGATGTACCTCGAGGCGATCAACCGGGCCTCGCACCACGTCTGGATGACGCACGCCTACTTCATCCCCGACTCGGACTTCGTGGAGGCGATCAAGGCCGCGGCGCACCGGGGGGTGGACGTCCGGCTGCTGCTGCCGGCGGTCTCCAACCACGTCGTCGCGGACTGGCTGTCCCGCGGCTACTACGGCGAGATGCTCGCCGCCGGGGTCCGGATCTTCCGGTTCCAGGGCGCGATGGTGCACGCGAAGACCTCGACCATCGACGGGCGCTGGTCGACGGTCGGCACCGCCAACATCGACCGCCTGTCGATGACCGGCAACTACGAGGTGAACGTGGAGTTCGTGGACGCCTCGATGGCCACCCAGATGGAGCGGATCTACGAGACCGACCTGTCGAACTGCGTCGAGCTCACCGCCGAGACCTGGGCGGCCCGCGGGATCCACAAGAAGTTCACCGAGCTGGTCCTCGCGCCGCTGCGACCGCTGCTCTGA
- the uvrB gene encoding excinuclease ABC subunit UvrB, with translation MRPVTDLQRRVAPFEVVSDYVPSGDQPTAIADIERRIRGGEKDVVLLGATGTGKTASIAWAVEKLQRPTLVMQPNKTLAAQFANELRQLLPNNAVEYFVSYYDYYQPEAYVPQTDTYIEKDSSINEEVERLRHSATNSLLTRRDVIVVSTVSCIYGLGTPQEYVDRMLRLKVGEEHDRDSMLRRLVEIQYTRNDMAFTRGTFRVRGDTLEIFPVYEELAIRIEFFGDEIERLMTLHPLTGEVVTEDTELHVFPATHYVAGPERMERAITGIELELEDQLATFEKQGKLLEAQRLRMRTTYDVEMMRQVGSCAGIENYSMHIDGRQRGSAPNCLIDYFPEDFLLVVDESHVAIPQIGGMYEGDMSRKRNLVDHGFRLPSAMDNRPLRWEEFLERIGQTIYLSATPGDYELSKVGGDVVEQIIRPTGLIDPEVIVKPTKGQIDDLIHEIRERTEKNERVLVTTLTKKMSEDLTDYLLEAGIRTRYLHSEVDTLRRIELLRELRLGQYDVLVGINLLREGLDLPEVSLVAILDADKEGFLRSDKSLIQTIGRAARNVSGQVVMYADKVTPSMERAIDETNRRREKQVAYNTFHGVDPQPLRKKIADITEMLQREDEDTAELLGGGGRQQSRGKAPVPGLSSKDVGRHAAELAGMPSSDLAALVQGLTDQMHTAAAELQFELAARLRDEIQELKKELRQMVEAGAR, from the coding sequence ATGAGGCCAGTGACCGACCTGCAGCGCCGGGTCGCCCCGTTCGAGGTGGTGTCCGACTACGTCCCGTCCGGCGACCAGCCGACCGCGATCGCGGACATCGAGCGACGCATCCGTGGTGGCGAGAAGGACGTCGTGCTGCTCGGCGCCACCGGCACCGGCAAGACCGCCAGCATCGCGTGGGCCGTCGAGAAGCTGCAGCGGCCGACGCTGGTGATGCAGCCCAACAAGACCCTGGCCGCCCAGTTCGCCAACGAGCTGCGCCAGCTGCTGCCGAACAACGCGGTCGAGTACTTCGTCTCCTACTACGACTACTACCAGCCCGAGGCCTACGTCCCCCAGACGGACACCTACATCGAGAAGGACTCCTCGATCAACGAGGAGGTGGAGCGGCTGCGGCACTCGGCGACCAACTCGCTGCTGACCCGCCGCGACGTCATCGTGGTGTCCACGGTGTCCTGCATCTACGGTCTGGGCACCCCGCAGGAGTACGTCGACCGGATGCTCCGCCTCAAGGTGGGCGAGGAGCACGACCGCGACTCGATGCTGCGCCGGCTCGTCGAGATCCAGTACACCCGCAACGACATGGCGTTCACCCGCGGCACCTTCCGGGTCCGCGGGGACACCCTCGAGATCTTCCCGGTCTACGAGGAGCTCGCGATCCGCATCGAGTTCTTCGGCGACGAGATCGAGCGCCTGATGACCCTGCACCCGCTCACCGGCGAGGTGGTCACCGAGGACACCGAGCTGCACGTCTTCCCGGCCACCCACTACGTCGCCGGCCCGGAGCGGATGGAGCGCGCGATCACCGGGATCGAGCTCGAGCTCGAGGACCAGCTCGCGACGTTCGAGAAGCAGGGCAAGCTGCTCGAGGCGCAGCGGCTGCGGATGCGGACCACCTACGACGTGGAGATGATGCGCCAGGTCGGCTCCTGCGCCGGCATCGAGAACTACTCGATGCACATCGACGGCCGGCAGCGCGGCTCGGCCCCGAACTGCCTGATCGACTACTTCCCCGAGGACTTCCTGCTGGTCGTGGACGAGTCGCACGTCGCGATCCCGCAGATCGGCGGGATGTACGAGGGCGACATGTCCCGCAAGCGCAACCTCGTCGACCACGGCTTCCGGCTGCCGTCCGCGATGGACAACCGGCCGCTGCGCTGGGAGGAGTTCCTGGAGCGGATCGGGCAGACCATCTACCTCTCGGCGACCCCGGGCGACTACGAGCTCTCCAAGGTCGGGGGGGACGTGGTCGAGCAGATCATCCGGCCGACCGGCCTGATCGACCCCGAGGTCATCGTCAAGCCGACCAAGGGCCAGATCGACGACCTGATCCACGAGATCCGCGAGCGCACCGAGAAGAACGAGCGCGTGCTGGTCACCACGCTGACCAAGAAGATGTCGGAGGACCTCACCGACTACCTCCTCGAGGCCGGCATCCGCACCCGCTACCTGCACAGCGAGGTGGACACGCTGCGGCGCATCGAGCTGCTCCGCGAGCTGCGCCTGGGCCAGTACGACGTCCTGGTCGGCATCAACCTGCTGCGCGAGGGGCTCGACCTCCCGGAGGTCTCGCTGGTCGCGATCCTCGACGCCGACAAGGAGGGCTTCCTCCGCTCGGACAAGTCGCTGATCCAGACGATCGGCCGTGCGGCCCGCAACGTGTCCGGCCAGGTCGTGATGTACGCCGACAAGGTCACCCCCTCGATGGAGCGGGCGATCGACGAGACCAACCGGCGCCGCGAGAAGCAGGTCGCCTACAACACCTTCCACGGGGTGGACCCGCAGCCGCTGCGCAAGAAGATCGCGGACATCACCGAGATGCTGCAGCGCGAGGACGAGGACACCGCCGAGCTGCTCGGGGGCGGTGGCCGCCAGCAGTCCCGCGGCAAGGCGCCGGTCCCGGGCCTGTCCTCCAAGGACGTCGGCCGGCACGCCGCCGAGCTGGCGGGGATGCCGTCCTCCGACCTGGCGGCGCTGGTGCAGGGCCTCACCGACCAGATGCACACCGCGGCCGCGGAGCTGCAGTTCGAGCTGGCCGCCCGGCTGCGCGACGAGATCCAGGAGCTGAAGAAGGAGCTCCGTCAGATGGTCGAGGCCGGAGCCCGCTGA
- a CDS encoding MmcQ/YjbR family DNA-binding protein — protein MAKPGAWPDNPWDHEFPVIKVGKAPAAGKIFAFLGDGSVGVKAGTDREQADEWLARYPDDAAVMAYIGRSGWNTLTVGGAIPDDEILAAVDDSYALVVSRLARKHRPPGWEEA, from the coding sequence CTGGCGAAGCCCGGTGCGTGGCCGGACAACCCGTGGGACCACGAGTTCCCGGTGATCAAGGTCGGGAAGGCGCCGGCCGCCGGCAAGATCTTCGCGTTCCTGGGCGACGGCTCGGTCGGGGTGAAGGCCGGCACGGACCGCGAGCAGGCCGACGAGTGGCTGGCCCGCTACCCCGACGACGCGGCGGTGATGGCCTACATCGGCCGCTCCGGGTGGAACACCCTGACCGTGGGCGGCGCGATCCCGGACGACGAGATCCTCGCCGCGGTCGACGACTCCTACGCCCTGGTGGTCTCCCGGCTGGCCCGCAAGCACCGTCCGCCGGGGTGGGAGGAGGCGTGA
- a CDS encoding DUF1707 SHOCT-like domain-containing protein codes for MTAANPWGDFTEDPRRPDTARLRASDRDRDVVLGVLTEGYAEGRITKQEYDERAGAAAAAKTLGQLPGLILDLVPLTVRAPEEDLQALAVQRWQAARQHALTWLLVPSLVSWTIWLANGWSRGAGFDPGFAWPAFLTLWTGLRLVRVLTNKQEIVLAERRRLERRRRKALGG; via the coding sequence GTGACTGCTGCGAACCCGTGGGGGGACTTCACCGAGGACCCGCGCCGCCCGGACACCGCGCGGCTGCGCGCGTCGGACCGGGACCGCGACGTGGTGCTCGGGGTGCTGACCGAGGGGTACGCCGAGGGCCGGATCACCAAGCAGGAGTACGACGAGCGGGCCGGTGCTGCCGCGGCGGCGAAGACCCTCGGCCAGCTGCCGGGGCTGATCCTCGACCTCGTGCCGCTGACGGTGCGAGCGCCCGAGGAGGACCTGCAGGCACTCGCCGTGCAGCGGTGGCAGGCAGCCCGGCAGCACGCGCTGACCTGGCTGCTCGTGCCGTCGCTGGTCTCCTGGACGATCTGGCTGGCCAACGGCTGGAGCCGGGGCGCGGGCTTCGACCCGGGCTTCGCCTGGCCGGCGTTCCTCACGCTGTGGACCGGGCTGCGGCTGGTCCGGGTGCTGACGAACAAGCAGGAGATCGTGCTCGCGGAGCGCCGGCGGCTGGAGAGGCGCCGGCGCAAGGCGCTGGGCGGCTGA
- a CDS encoding VOC family protein has protein sequence MAREVQVTFDGADPAGLATFWAEVLGYVPDEPPAGFATWDKALDAWGVPPERRNSASAVHDPDGAGPRLFFQQVPEGKTAKNRVHLDVRAAPGLESDARMAALEAEAARLVRLGAVRVERFEPGGISAGHLVMQDPEGNEFCLD, from the coding sequence ATGGCACGTGAGGTGCAGGTCACCTTCGACGGCGCCGACCCGGCGGGTCTGGCGACGTTCTGGGCGGAAGTGCTCGGTTACGTCCCGGACGAGCCGCCGGCCGGCTTCGCGACCTGGGACAAGGCCCTCGACGCCTGGGGCGTCCCGCCGGAGCGCCGCAACAGCGCCAGCGCGGTGCACGACCCCGACGGCGCGGGCCCGCGGCTGTTCTTCCAGCAGGTCCCCGAGGGCAAGACGGCCAAGAACCGCGTGCACCTCGACGTGCGGGCCGCGCCGGGGCTCGAGAGCGACGCCCGGATGGCGGCTCTCGAGGCCGAGGCGGCGCGGCTGGTCAGGCTGGGCGCGGTGCGCGTCGAGCGGTTCGAGCCCGGCGGGATCAGCGCCGGCCACCTCGTGATGCAGGACCCCGAGGGGAACGAGTTCTGCCTGGACTGA
- a CDS encoding AbrB family transcriptional regulator — protein MRPVPRPVRAWLVVVVVTVAASALFGLLRLPSPVLFGSLVGGMVHALGSRTELEMPPLALRVGQALVGAVIGGLVRLATLSRLVDDWPSVVLVTVGTLAISLVAGRLLALRRDVSPATGSFALIAGGASGIVALARELGADDRVVTIVQYLRVLLVLMAMPLVTTVFFHAPGGVGSLSAGPTRWGPDLVFVTVAVAAGLGLQRFVRAPATALLGPMLVAVAVSASGVLGSVSVPTALAQLGYALIGVRVGLRFTRASLRSIARLLPLATALIVLVIVACALLGLLLSDVTGVDRLTAYLATTPGGLFAVLATAADSGSDVTYVLAVQVIRVFAMLLVAPLLARWFSPGRTRSPRGPASRGGRR, from the coding sequence GTGCGCCCGGTCCCCCGCCCCGTCCGCGCGTGGCTGGTGGTGGTCGTCGTGACCGTGGCCGCGAGCGCGCTGTTCGGCCTGCTGCGGCTGCCGTCCCCGGTGCTGTTCGGCTCGCTGGTCGGCGGGATGGTGCACGCCCTCGGGTCGCGCACCGAGCTGGAGATGCCGCCGCTCGCGCTCCGGGTGGGCCAGGCGCTGGTGGGCGCCGTGATCGGTGGGCTGGTGAGGCTCGCGACCCTGTCCCGGCTGGTGGACGACTGGCCGTCGGTGGTGCTGGTGACGGTCGGCACCCTGGCGATCAGCCTGGTCGCGGGGCGGCTGCTGGCGCTGCGCCGGGACGTCTCGCCGGCCACCGGGTCCTTCGCCCTGATCGCCGGCGGCGCCTCGGGGATCGTGGCGCTGGCCCGGGAGCTGGGCGCCGACGACCGGGTGGTGACGATCGTGCAGTACCTCCGGGTGCTGCTGGTGCTGATGGCGATGCCGCTGGTCACCACGGTGTTCTTCCACGCGCCGGGAGGGGTCGGTTCGCTGAGCGCCGGGCCCACGCGCTGGGGGCCGGACCTGGTGTTCGTCACCGTGGCGGTGGCCGCCGGTCTCGGTCTGCAGCGGTTCGTGCGCGCCCCGGCGACGGCCCTGCTGGGGCCGATGCTGGTCGCGGTGGCCGTCTCCGCGAGCGGGGTGCTGGGCAGCGTCTCGGTGCCCACCGCGCTGGCGCAGCTCGGCTACGCGCTGATCGGCGTGCGGGTCGGGCTGCGGTTCACCCGGGCCAGCCTGCGCAGCATCGCCCGGCTGCTGCCGCTCGCGACCGCGCTGATCGTGCTGGTGATCGTCGCCTGCGCCCTGCTCGGCCTGCTGCTGTCCGACGTCACCGGGGTGGACCGGCTCACGGCGTACCTCGCCACCACCCCCGGCGGCCTGTTCGCGGTGCTGGCCACCGCGGCCGACAGCGGGTCGGACGTGACCTACGTGCTCGCGGTCCAGGTGATCCGGGTGTTCGCGATGCTGCTGGTGGCGCCGCTGCTGGCCCGGTGGTTCAGTCCAGGCAGAACTCGTTCCCCTCGGGGTCCTGCATCACGAGGTGGCCGGCGCTGA